In Bradyrhizobium sp. WD16, the genomic stretch AGGTGACCATGCCCCCGTTCTTCTCCAGATCGATGGTGTTGAGCGGCGGATCGGAGAACACCTGGGCGACGCGCAGCGTCTCGGGACGGCGGTAGACCTTCGGCGTCTCGCCGAGCTGCAGCGCCGCGCCTTCCCACATGCAGATGGTGCTGCCGCCGAGCAGCAGCGCCTCGGAAGGCTCGGTGGTGGCATAGACGAAGATCGCGCCCGAAGCCTCGAATATCCGTGGCAGCTCGGCACGCAGTTCCTCGCGCAGCTTGTAGTCGAGGTTGGCGAGCGGCTCGTCGAGCAGCACGAGATCGGCGCCCTTGACGAGGGCGCGGGCGATCGCCGTGCGCTGCTGCTGGCCGCCGGACAGTTCGAGCGGCGTGCGCTGCAGATAGGGGTCGAGCTGCAGCAGCCGCGACGCCTCGCGCACCCGCGCCTCGATCTCGTCGCGCGGCCGGCCCTGGACCCGCAGCGGCGAGGCGATGTTCTCGTAGACGCTGAGCGAGGGGTAGTTGATGAACTGCTGATAGACCATGGCGACGGAGCGGCGGCGGACGTCGAAGCCGGTGACATCGGTGTCGCCGACCAGCAACCGTCCCTGCGTCGGCTTGTCGAGCCCGGCGAGCAGGCGCATCAACGTGGTCTTGCCCGACAGGGTCGGACCGAGCAGCACGGTGAGCGAACCGCGGACGAGGGTGAGCGAGACGTCGCGGATATAGGGCACGCCGCCGACCTCGCGCGAGACATGATCGAGGGTGATGCTCATGAGCGCGCCCCCGCGCCCTGTCGCATCGGCGCCGTCGCGGCCTGCGCCGCCATGAAGGCGTCGAGCGCGGCGATCTCCTCCGGATTCATCCGCAGGCCGAGCTTGGAGCGCCGCCACACGACGTCGGCGGCGGTGCGCGCCCATTCCCTGGTCATCAGATAGCGGACCTCGCTTTCGGTCAGCGTGGCGCCGAAGGACTGGCCGAGATCGGCGGCGGACTTCGCCTGGCCGAGCACCTGCCGCGCCCGGCTGCCATAGGCGTGGGCGAGCCGGTCGGCATGATCGCGGCCGAGGAACGGATAGTCGCGGAGCAATTCGTTGGTCAACGCCGGCAAGGCCGAGACGTCGAGATCGCCGCCGGGCAGCGGCGCGTGGCCGGTCCAGCCGGCAGGCTGTTCGGCGCCGTGCAGGGCGGAGGCGACATGCTCGAGCGCCTCCTCGGCGAGACGGCGATAGGTCGTGATCTTGCCGCCGAAGATCGACAGCAGCGGCGAGCCGTTCGGCGCGTCGAGCTCGAAGACGTAGTCGCGCGTCGCCGCCTTGGCGTCGCTGGCGCCGTCGTCATAGAGCGGCCGGACGCCCGAATAGGTCCACACCACGTCGGCCGGCGTCACCGCCCGGGCGAAATACTCGCTCACGGCGGCGCAGAGATAGTCGATCTCTTCCTTGGTGATGGCGACCTTGGCCGGATCGCCGTCGTAGTCGCGATCGGTGGTGCCGATCAGGGTGAAGTCGTTCTGGTACGGAATGGCAAAGACGATGCGGCCGTCCTCGTTCTGGAAGATGTAGGCGCGATCATGGGCGTAGAGGCGCGGCACCACGATGTGGGAGCCCTGCACCAGGCGCACCTTGGCCTTGGCATTGACGCCGGCGCGGCGCGCCAGCACCTCTTCCACCCAGGGACCGGCGGCATTGATCAGGACCCGGGCGGCGATGGTCTCACGACGGCCGCTCGCCATGTCCTCGATCGTGATGCGCCAGCCGTCGTCGCCACGCACCGCCTCGACCGCGCGGGTCCGGGTGCGGATCACCGCGCCGCGTTCGGCGGCATCGACGGCGTTGAGCACCACGAGACGGGCGTCGTCGACGAAGCAGTCGGAATATTCGAAGCCCTTCTTGAAGCGCCCCGGCGCGAGCGGACGGCCGACCTCGTCGCGCGTGAGGTCGACGGTGCGGGCGGGCGGCAGCAGCTTGCGGCCGCCGAGATGGTCATAGAGGAAGAGGCCGAGGCGCAGCAGCCATGCCGGCCGCAGGCCGCGATGGTGGGGCAAAACGAAACGCAGCGGGCGAATGATGTGCGGCCCGATCTGCCACAG encodes the following:
- a CDS encoding ABC transporter ATP-binding protein; its protein translation is MSITLDHVSREVGGVPYIRDVSLTLVRGSLTVLLGPTLSGKTTLMRLLAGLDKPTQGRLLVGDTDVTGFDVRRRSVAMVYQQFINYPSLSVYENIASPLRVQGRPRDEIEARVREASRLLQLDPYLQRTPLELSGGQQQRTAIARALVKGADLVLLDEPLANLDYKLREELRAELPRIFEASGAIFVYATTEPSEALLLGGSTICMWEGAALQLGETPKVYRRPETLRVAQVFSDPPLNTIDLEKNGGMVTYGSGVEVPASGLYAGIADGRYRVGFRAHQLAIADGVAGRHVFAAEVLLTEITGSESFVHLRHGSDSWVAVLPGIHEFEPGERLEAALDPGDLFVFDSAGRLVAAPAVM
- the glpD gene encoding glycerol-3-phosphate dehydrogenase; the encoded protein is MDQVFDLAIIGGGINGCGIARDAAGRGNSVFLCEMNDLASGTSSWSTKLIHGGLRYLEYYEFRLVREALMEREVLWQIGPHIIRPLRFVLPHHRGLRPAWLLRLGLFLYDHLGGRKLLPPARTVDLTRDEVGRPLAPGRFKKGFEYSDCFVDDARLVVLNAVDAAERGAVIRTRTRAVEAVRGDDGWRITIEDMASGRRETIAARVLINAAGPWVEEVLARRAGVNAKAKVRLVQGSHIVVPRLYAHDRAYIFQNEDGRIVFAIPYQNDFTLIGTTDRDYDGDPAKVAITKEEIDYLCAAVSEYFARAVTPADVVWTYSGVRPLYDDGASDAKAATRDYVFELDAPNGSPLLSIFGGKITTYRRLAEEALEHVASALHGAEQPAGWTGHAPLPGGDLDVSALPALTNELLRDYPFLGRDHADRLAHAYGSRARQVLGQAKSAADLGQSFGATLTESEVRYLMTREWARTAADVVWRRSKLGLRMNPEEIAALDAFMAAQAATAPMRQGAGARS